A single region of the Mus musculus strain 129S6/SvEvTac chromosome 4 genomic contig, GRCm38.p6 alternate locus group 129S6/SvEvTac 129S6/SVEVTAC_MMCHR4_CTG1 genome encodes:
- the Pramel29 gene encoding novel oogenesin protein (The RefSeq protein has 3 substitutions compared to this genomic sequence) has protein sequence MVICRHCPDQDDSLEEVTEESYSPPTLQNLAIQSLLRDEALAISALTDLPQSLFPIIFEEAFTDGHIGILKAMIPAWPFPYLSLGKQINNCNLETLKAMLEGLDILLAQKVQTSRCKLRVINWREHDLKLWAGSHEGEGLPEFTTEKQPIENSPGCEVKKELKVTTEVLLMKGRLDESTTYLLQWAQQRKDSIHLCCRKLVIQGLTKASVIEIFKTVHADCIQELILRCICIEELAFLNPYLKLMKSLFTLTLDHIIVTSSFGDSEKLDEEIIFSLISQLPTLHCLQKLYVNHVPFIKGNLKEYLRCLKKPLETLCISNCDLSQSDLDYLPYCLNICELKHLHLSDICLRDLLLEPLGFLLERVGDTLKILELESCCIVDFQFSALLPALSQLSHLREVSFYDNNVSLPFLKQLLHHTALLSQLIYECYPAPLECYDDSGVILTHRLESFCPELLDILRAKRQLHSVCFETTQCSKCGGLYIYDKETQCCHFVGVILA, from the exons ATGGTGATCTGTCGCCATTGTCCAGATCAG GATGACTCTTTAGAAGAAGTCACAGAGGAATCCTATTCTCCACCCACCCTCCAGAACCTGGCAATTCAGAGTCTACTGAGGGATGAGGCCTTGGCCATTTCTGCTCTCACGGACCTGCCCCAGAGTCTGTTCCCAATAATTTTTGAGGAGGCCTTCACTGATGGACATATAGGGATCTTGAAGGCCATGATACCTGTGTGGCCCTTCCCATACCTTTctttagggaagcagataaataATTGCAACCTGGAGACTTTGAAGGCTATGCTTGAGGGACTAGATATACTGCTTGCACAAAAGGTTCAAACCAG TAGGTGCAAACTCAGAGTAATTAATTGGAGAGAACATGACTTGAAGTTATGGGCTGGATCCCATGAAGGTGAAGGCTTACCAGAGTTCACGACAGAGAAGCAGCCAATTGAGAACAGTCCTGGGTGTGAGGTGAAGAAAGAATTGAAGGTGACGACTGAAGTTCTTCTTATGAAGGGAAGACTTGATGAATCTACCACATACTTGCTGCAGTGGGCCCAGCAGAGAAAAGATTCTATTCATCTATGCTGTAGAAAGCTAGTAATTCAAGGCTTAACCAAAGCCTCAGTGATAGAAATCTTCAAAACTGTACACGCAGACTGTATACAGGAGCTTATCCTAAGATGTATCTGCATAGAAGAGTTGGCTTTTCTTAATCCCTACCTGAAACTGATGAAAAGTCTTTTCACACTCACACTAGATCACATCATAGTTACCTCCAGTTTTGGTGATTCTGAAAAGCTTGATGAGGAGATAATATTCAGCTTGATTTCTCAACTTCCCACACTACACTGTCTCCAGAAACTCTATGTAAATCATGTCCCTTTTATAAAAGGCAACCTGAAAGAATACCTCAG GTGCCTGAAAAAGCCCTTGGAGACACTTTGCATCAGTAACTGTGACCTCTCACAGTCAGACTTGGATTACCTGCCCTATTGCCTGAATATTTGTGAACTCAAACATCTGCATCTTAGTGATATATATCTATGTGATTTACTCCTTGAGCCTCTTGGGTTTCTCCTTGAGAGAGTTGGAGATACCCTGAAAATCCTGGAATTGGAGTCATGTTGTATAGTGGACTTTCAGTTCAGTGCCTTGCTGCCTGCCCTAAGCCAATTATCTCACCTCAGAGAGGTCAGTTTCTATGATAATaatgtctctctgcctttcttgaaACAACTTCTACACCACACAGCCCTGCTGAGTCAGCTGATCTATGAGTGTTACCCTGCCCCTCTGGAGTGCTATGATGACAGTGGTGTAATACTAACACACAGATTAGAAAGTTTTTGTCCTGAGCTCCTGGATATACTCAGAGCCAAAAGACAGCTCCATAGTGTCTGCTTTGAAACAACCCAATGCTCTAAATGTGGTGGGTTATACATTTATGATAAGGAGACCCAATGTTGCCATTTTGTGGGAGTAATATTAGCTTAA